The Daucus carota subsp. sativus chromosome 7, DH1 v3.0, whole genome shotgun sequence genome window below encodes:
- the LOC108195794 gene encoding pleiotropic drug resistance protein 1: MDGANIYRASHSIRQSGRSSREKMGSVRMGSMRTGSTSIWRDQGMDVFSKSVRDEDDEEALKWASLEKLPTFDRLRKGLLLGSQGAGFDEVDVDDLGIQQRKNLLERLVKVAEEDNEKFLMKLRDRIDRVGVELPTIEVRFQNLNIEAEAFVGSRALPSFINFNLSILEGILGIFHLLPNNKKKLTILEDVSGVLKPCRMTLLLGPPSSGKTTLMLALAGKLDPTLKTSGSVTYNGHSMQEFVPQRTAAYISQYDLHIGEMTVRETLAFSARCQGVGSRYEMLAELARREKDANIKPDPDVDIYMKAAATAGQEASVVTDYVLKVLGLDVCADTMVGDQMIRGISGGQKKRVTTGEMLVGPARALFMDEISTGLDSSTTFQIVKALQHSVHILQGTALISLLQPAPETFELFDDIILLSDGHIVYQGSREHVLSFFESMGFKCPQRKGVADFLQEVTSKKDQKQYWLHKDQPYRFVTSKEFSEAFQSFHVGQRVGNDLATSYDKSKSHPAALTTEKYGVNKTELLKAVTAREILLMKRNSFVYIFKLFQLTVMSLITMTLFLRTELSQDTFTEGNLYMGALFFGVVMLMFNGLAELAMTIAKLPVFYKQRDLLFFPAWSYALPTWITKIPVTFLEVGVWVFLTYYVIGFDPNITRFAKQYLILLLVNQMASGLFRMVGALGRNMILANTFGGFALLILFALGGFVLARGDVASYWIWGYYSSPMMYGMNAIAVNEFLGHQWHKLNKNSNDTIGVAVLKSRGFFPYAYWYWIGAGALVGFILLLNFGYTLALMYLDPLGKPQATLPDESDPAATELEESAAGNQKKKGMVLPFEPHSITFDDIKYSVDMPQEMKEQGVTEDKLLLLKGVSGAFRPGVLTALMGVSGAGKTTLMDVLAGRKTGGYIDGNITVSGYPKKQETFARIAGYCEQNDIHSPYVTVYESLLYSAWLRLPSEVDTAKRKMFVNEVLELVEMDTLKEALVGLPGVNGLSTEQRKRLTIAVELVSNPSIIFMDEPTSGLDARAAAIVMRTVRNTVDTGRTVVCTIHQPSIDIFEAFDELFLMKRGGLELYAGPVGRHSCDLIKYFEAIDGISKIKDGYNPATWMLEVTASSQEMILGVDFTEIYHNSDLYKRNKALIRELSAPRPGSSDISFPTQYSQSFIVQCVACLWKQRCSYWRNTSYTAVRFLFTTAIAIMFGSMFWDLGSKMDTRQDLFNAMGSMYAACLFLGVQNAASVQPVVAVERTVFYRERAAGMYSALPYAFAQVLVEIPYIMFQAGVYGIIVYSMIGFDWTVAKFLWYLFFMFFTFLYFTYFGMMTVAVTPNADIAAIIAAAFYGIWNLFSGFIIPRPSTPKWWRWYAWACPVAYTLYGLIASQFGDITDKTIPDDNDGRQTVQKFIEDYFGFNHDSVWAVALATAGFAIAFGAIFAYSIKAFNFQRR; this comes from the exons ATGGATGGGGCTAATATTTATAGGGCTAGTCATAGTATAAGGCAGAGTGGGAGGAGCTCAAGGGAGAAGATGGGGAGTGTGAGAATGGGGAGCATGAGGACTGGGAGTACTTCAATCTGGAGAGATCAGGGAATGGATGTGTTTTCTAAGTCTGTGAGagatgaggatgatgaggaGGCCTTGAAATGGGCTTCTCTTGAGAAGCTGCCTACTTTTGATAGGCTGAGGAAAGGGTTGCTTCTTGGATCACAAGGTGCTGGATTTGATGAAGTTGATGTTGATGATCTTGGGATTCAGCAGAGGAAGAATTTGCTTGAGAGGCTGGTGAAGGTTGCTGAGGAGGATAATGAGAAGTTCTTGATGAAGCTCAGGGATCGAATCGATAG AGTTGGAGTTGAGTTACCAACAATCGAGGTCAGATTCCAGAATTTGAATATCGAAGCAGAAGCTTTTGTAGGAAGCAGAGCTTTGCCTTCTTTTATTAACTTCAATCTTAGTATTTTGGAG GGAATTTTAGGCATTTTCCATTTACTTCCTAATAacaagaagaaattaactaTCCTTGAAGACGTTAGCGGAGTCCTCAAACCTTGCAG GATGACATTACTTTTAGGTCCTCCTAGTTCAGGAAAGACTACACTGATGCTTGCCTTGGCTGGGAAGCTCGATCCCACCCTAAAG ACTTCTGGAAGTGTGACTTACAATGGTCACAGCATGCAAGAGTTTGTTCCCCAGAGAACAGCTGCGTATATCAGTCAATATGATCTTCATATAGGAGAAATGACAGTAAGGGAAACATTGGCTTTCTCAGCACGATGCCAAGGGGTCGGATCACGCTATG AAATGTTGGCAGAGCTGGCAAGAAGAGAGAAAGACGCAAATATTAAACCTGATCCTGATGTCGATATTTACATGAAG GCAGCTGCAACAGCAGGTCAAGAAGCTAGTGTGGTGACAGATTATGTCCTGAAG GTTTTGGGACTTGATGTGTGTGCAGACACTATGGTAGGAGACCAGATGATTAGGGGAATATCTGGAGGACAAAAGAAGCGTGTTACAACAG GAGAGATGTTGGTGGGACCAGCAAGAGCACTTTTTATGGATGAAATTTCTACTGGTTTGGATAGTTCCACAACATTTCAAATTGTAAAAGCACTCCAGCATAGTGTGCACATTCTGCAAGGAACTGCTCTCATATCTCTCTTGCAGCCAGCACCAGAGACTTTTGAGCTGTTCGATGACATCATACTCTTATCTGATGGCCACATAGTGTATCAGGGTTCCCGTGAACACGTGCTCTCCTTTTTCGAATCTATGGGTTTTAAGTGTCCACAAAGAAAAGGTGTTGCTGATTTCTTGCAAGAA GTGACATCAAAGAAGGATCAGAAACAGTACTGGCTACACAAAGATCAGCCTTACAGATTTGTTACATCAAAAGAATTCTCCGAGGCTTTCCAGTCATTCCATGTTGGACAACGAGTTGGAAACGATCTTGCAACCTCATATGATAAAAGTAAAAGCCATCCAGCTGCTTTGACGACTGAGAAGTATGGTGTTAACAAGACTGAACTTTTGAAAGCTGTAACTGCAAGAGAAATTTTGCTTATGAAGAGGAACTCATTTGTCTACATATTTAAGTTGTTTCAA CTTACAGTGATGTCATTGATAACCATGACATTGTTCTTAAGAACTGAGTTGAGCCAAGATACATTTACTGAAGGAAACTTGTACATGGGTGCTTTATTTTTTGGTGTTGTTATGCTGATGTTTAATGGATTGGCAGAGCTTGCCATGACTATAGCGAAGCTTCCTGTCTTTTACAAGCAAAGAGACCTTCTCTTTTTTCCTGCATGGTCATATGCTCTTCCAACATGGATAACGAAAATACCTGTGACATTTCTGGAAGTTGGCGTGTGGGTCTTCCTCACTTATTATGTTATTGGATTTGATCCAAATATTACAAG ATTTGCTAAACAATACCTGATACTCTTACTGGTCAACCAAATGGCTTCTGGACTCTTCCGCATGGTGGGGGCACTGGGAAGGAATATGATTCTTGCAAACACATTTGGAGGATTTGCATTGCTTATACTTTTCGCATTGGGTGGCTTTGTCCTAGCTCGAG GGGATGTTGCATCTTATTGGATATGGGGTTATTATAGCTCCCCAATGATGTATGGCATGAATGCCATTGCTGTTAATGAATTCCTTGGTCACCAATGGCACAAG ttaaataaaaattcGAACGATACCATTGGGGTCGCAGTTCTGAAGAGTCGAGGATTCTTTCCATATGCATACTGGTATTGGATAGGGGCAGGGGCACTTGTTGGATTTATTCTGCTACTCAACTTTGGGTACACATTGGCACTTATGTATCTCGACC CTCTGGGGAAACCACAAGCCACTTTACCAGATGAAAGTGATCCTGCTGCCACTGAATTGGAAGAGTCCGCTGCTGGAAATCAGAAAAAGAAAGGAATGGTTCTCCCATTTGAACCACATTCTATCacatttgatgatattaaatattctgTTGACATGCCACAG GAAATGAAAGAGCAAGGTGTTACTGAAGATAAACTATTACTTCTCAAAGGTGTGAGTGGAGCATTCAGGCCAGGTGTCCTTACAGCTCTAATGGGTGTCAGTGGTGCTGGTAAAACAACTCTGATGGATGTGCTAGCTGGTCGAAAAACTGGTGGATATATTGATGGTAACATTACTGTTTCGGGGTATCCTAAGAAGCAGGAGACTTTTGCACGGATAGCGGGGTATTGTGAACAGAATGACATCCACTCGCCTTATGTGACTGTTTACGAGTCATTGCTCTACTCAGCCTGGTTGCGGTTGCCTTCAGAAGTTGATACTGCAAAAAGAAAG ATGTTTGTAAATGAAGTTCTGGAACTTGTTGAAATGGACACCTTGAAGGAAGCTCTAGTAGGGTTGCCAGGTGTAAATGGTCTGTCGACGGAGCAGCGCAAGAGGCTAACCATTGCAGTTGAATTGGTATCAAACCCCTCAATAATATTCATGGATGAACCAACTTCTGGGCTGGATGCAAGAGCTGCTGCAATCGTGATGAGAACAGTTAGGAATACTGTAGACACGGGAAGAACAGTTGTTTGTACTATCCATCAACCAAGTATCGACATATTTGAAGCTTTTGATGAG CTTTTCCTGATGAAGCGAGGAGGACTAGAGTTATATGCTGGGCCAGTGGGTCGGCATTCTTGTGACTTGATCAAGTACTTTGAG GCGATTGATGGAATAAGTAAAATCAAAGATGGGTATAATCCAGCTACCTGGATGCTGGAAGTTACTGCATCATCTCAAGAAATGATTCTGGGGGTTGATTTCACTGAGATTTACCACAATTCGGATCTCTACAA GAGAAACAAAGCCCTAATTAGGGAATTAAGTGCACCTCGTCCTGGTTCATCGGATATTAGCTTTCCTACTCAGTACTCACAATCTTTCATAGTTCAGTGTGTAGCATGTTTATGGAAACAACGATGCTCGTACTGGAGAAACACATCTTATACTGCAGTGAGATTTCTTTTCACGACAGCTATAGCAATTATGTTTGGGTCGATGTTCTGGGACCTCGGTTCCAAAAT GGATACTCGTCAGGATCTCTTTAATGCAATGGGTTCTATGTATGCTGCTTGCCTCTTTCTTGGGGTCCAAAATGCTGCTTCAGTGCAACCGGTTGTCGCCGTAGAACGAACAGTGTTTTACAGGGAAAGAGCTGCCGGAATGTACTCAGCTTTGCCCTATGCCTTTGCACAG GTTTTAGTAGAAATTCCGTATATCATGTTTCAAGCTGGAGTGTATGGTATTATTGTCTATTCTATGATTGGATTCGACTGGACAGTCGCAAAATTCCTCTGGTATCTGTTCTTCATGTTTTTCACCTTCCTTTACTTCACCTACTTCGGTATGATGACTGTGGCCGTGACTCCCAATGCTGATATTGCTGCAATCATCGCTGCTGCATTTTATGGAATATGGAATCTCTTTTCAGGATTCATCATCCCACGACCT AGTACGCCCAAGTGGTGGAGGTGGTACGCTTGGGCATGTCCCGTTGCTTACACATTGTACGGTCTAATTGCATCACAATTTGGAGATATTACCGATAAGACCATTCCTGACGATAATGATGGAAGGCAAACTGTTCAGAAATTTATTGAAGATTATTTCGGGTTTAACCATGATTCTGTCTGGGCAGTTGCACTTGCAACAGCTGGATTTGCAATTGCTTTTGGCGCCATATTCGCCTACTCCATTAAAGCGTTCAACTTCCAGAGACGGTAG